In the Haloferula helveola genome, one interval contains:
- a CDS encoding ABC transporter ATP-binding protein codes for MLELDTLHKSFGGKPALKNVSFRVEEGEIYGLLGHNGAGKSTTLGIILGMVAPDQGEARIDGISVQKNRASALRRVGSIFESPCFYDYLSGWENLRILSTYSAKFDPAATKAVVEMVGLGDRIRSKVRTYSHGMRQRLALAQALLPMPRVLLLDEPTDGLDPEGIKWFRDFVLKLREERGMTVLFNSHLLVEVEQMCDRVAILRRGERVFEGRVDQLGGDERIYELDVDPWEKAAHFLELQGCQILAPGRVSLPPELDPALMVAALVGIEVRVSAFCPVRRSLEDLYLEITR; via the coding sequence GAGCTCGACACCCTTCACAAGTCCTTCGGCGGGAAGCCCGCCCTGAAGAACGTGTCGTTCCGCGTTGAGGAGGGCGAAATTTACGGCCTGCTGGGACACAACGGCGCCGGCAAGAGCACCACGCTCGGCATCATCCTCGGGATGGTCGCGCCGGATCAGGGGGAGGCCCGGATCGACGGAATCTCGGTTCAGAAGAACCGCGCGTCGGCCCTCCGACGGGTCGGCTCGATTTTCGAGAGCCCCTGCTTTTACGACTACCTCAGTGGCTGGGAGAACCTCCGGATCCTCAGCACCTACTCGGCAAAGTTCGATCCGGCCGCGACCAAGGCCGTCGTCGAGATGGTCGGCCTGGGCGATCGTATCCGCTCGAAGGTAAGGACTTATTCTCACGGAATGCGGCAGCGTCTCGCGCTCGCCCAGGCCCTGCTTCCGATGCCCCGCGTGCTGCTGCTCGACGAACCGACCGACGGGCTGGATCCGGAAGGCATCAAGTGGTTCCGGGACTTTGTCCTGAAGCTCCGCGAGGAGCGGGGAATGACGGTGCTCTTCAACTCCCACCTTCTCGTCGAGGTCGAGCAGATGTGCGACCGCGTGGCCATCCTGCGCCGGGGCGAACGCGTCTTCGAAGGACGGGTCGACCAACTCGGCGGTGACGAGAGGATCTACGAACTGGACGTCGACCCATGGGAGAAGGCGGCCCACTTCCTCGAACTCCAGGGTTGCCAGATCCTCGCACCCGGCCGCGTCTCGCTGCCACCGGAGCTCGATCCCGCCCTGATGGTCGCGGCGCTGGTCGGAATCGAAGTCCGCGTATCGGCCTTCTGTCCGGTCCGGCGATCGCTGGAAGACCTCTACCTCGAGATCACCCGATGA
- a CDS encoding ABC transporter permease, protein MMFLRQLRGELRKLFARPRTYMGYGAFLVMELLIVIVYKASNGQHYMRDLIERNGYVFEFFYSSLTITFMMMIWSMLLLGSIFFALVAGDVVAKEYEDGNLRLVLARPISRLGLLVIKYTAVAIYTFTFVLFVGISGYLMAVSVVGWEGGLFVAEPKMKVFAVYDTWGPAITRLGLGAVGIGLSMITISSLAFMFSCFRIKPAAATILTLAILFVDMILQNFPFFRPYEEWFVTWRMSCWVYLFEPDISWPKITEAYVFLGGLNFTFFMVGLIAFQMRDFKT, encoded by the coding sequence ATGATGTTTCTCCGACAACTCCGCGGCGAGCTGCGGAAACTTTTCGCACGTCCGAGAACCTACATGGGCTACGGGGCCTTCCTCGTCATGGAGCTGCTGATCGTCATCGTCTACAAGGCGAGCAACGGCCAGCACTACATGCGCGACCTGATCGAGCGCAACGGCTACGTGTTCGAGTTCTTCTACAGCTCGCTGACCATCACCTTCATGATGATGATCTGGAGCATGCTGCTGCTCGGCTCGATCTTCTTCGCGCTGGTGGCGGGCGACGTGGTGGCGAAGGAATACGAGGACGGTAACCTGCGCCTCGTGCTCGCGCGTCCGATCAGCCGGCTCGGCCTACTGGTCATCAAGTACACCGCGGTGGCCATCTACACCTTCACCTTCGTGCTCTTCGTCGGGATCAGCGGCTACCTGATGGCCGTCAGCGTGGTCGGCTGGGAAGGAGGCCTGTTTGTCGCCGAGCCGAAGATGAAGGTCTTCGCGGTCTACGACACGTGGGGGCCTGCGATCACCCGGCTCGGCCTTGGTGCGGTCGGTATCGGACTCAGCATGATCACGATCTCGTCGCTCGCCTTCATGTTCAGCTGCTTCCGGATCAAGCCGGCCGCCGCGACGATCCTCACTCTGGCGATCCTGTTCGTGGACATGATCCTGCAGAACTTCCCGTTCTTCCGCCCCTACGAGGAATGGTTCGTCACCTGGCGGATGAGTTGCTGGGTGTATCTCTTCGAACCCGACATCTCGTGGCCGAAGATCACCGAGGCGTATGTCTTTCTCGGAGGCCTGAACTTCACCTTCTTCATGGTCGGCCTGATCGCCTTCCAGATGAGGGACTTCAAGACCTGA
- the bioA gene encoding adenosylmethionine--8-amino-7-oxononanoate transaminase gives MREDTRRWIEADKRHAWHPFTPQGPWTADDHEPLVIVRGEGPWIWDSEGRRYLDGNSSIWTNIHGHAHPAINRAIVEQLGQIAHSSFLGFANPRASELASRLTGLFPPGTLERVFFSDDGSTAIEVAMKMSLQYRMQTGEPERTRFVAFADGYHGDTMGAAALGGVSRFFERFRRFGPDVGFVRSLAGLDQFAASEINAVVIEPLIQGVNEMRPWPAGMLAELRDWCDCHGVLLILDEVMTGFGRTGTMFACQREDVIPDFLCLAKGLGGGYLPIAATLTTAPVYDAFLGDPVNAFYYGHSFTANPLACAAALASLDLFLTERTLEELPAKVEHLAKLLEELASCEGVVDVRQCGLVAGIELRAGLGSPVCLRARDHGLLTRPIRDTVVLMPPLCVEREDLDLAIDALKAALAGV, from the coding sequence ATGCGCGAGGACACCCGGCGATGGATCGAGGCTGACAAGCGGCACGCTTGGCATCCGTTCACGCCGCAGGGTCCGTGGACGGCGGACGACCATGAACCTCTGGTCATCGTGCGCGGAGAAGGCCCGTGGATCTGGGATTCGGAAGGCCGCCGGTATTTGGACGGCAATTCCTCGATCTGGACGAACATCCACGGACACGCCCATCCGGCCATCAACCGCGCGATCGTCGAGCAGCTCGGACAGATCGCGCACAGCTCCTTTCTCGGCTTCGCGAATCCCCGTGCGAGCGAACTCGCCAGCCGGCTGACCGGCCTCTTTCCGCCGGGCACACTCGAGCGAGTCTTCTTCTCCGACGACGGCTCCACCGCAATCGAGGTCGCGATGAAGATGTCGCTCCAGTACCGAATGCAGACCGGCGAACCCGAGCGGACCCGCTTCGTCGCCTTTGCCGACGGCTACCATGGCGACACGATGGGCGCGGCAGCACTCGGCGGAGTGTCGCGGTTCTTCGAACGCTTCCGGCGCTTCGGACCGGACGTCGGCTTCGTGCGTTCGTTGGCGGGTCTGGACCAGTTCGCTGCTTCCGAAATCAACGCGGTGGTGATCGAGCCGCTGATCCAGGGCGTGAACGAGATGCGGCCTTGGCCCGCCGGGATGCTCGCCGAACTGCGCGACTGGTGCGACTGCCACGGCGTGCTTCTGATCCTCGACGAGGTCATGACCGGCTTCGGCCGCACGGGAACGATGTTCGCTTGCCAGCGGGAGGACGTGATTCCCGACTTCCTGTGCCTCGCCAAGGGACTGGGCGGCGGCTATCTGCCGATCGCCGCCACGCTGACGACCGCCCCGGTTTACGATGCTTTCCTCGGTGATCCCGTAAACGCTTTCTACTACGGGCATAGTTTCACGGCCAATCCGCTCGCCTGCGCCGCCGCCCTGGCGAGCCTCGATCTGTTCCTGACAGAGCGAACGCTCGAAGAGCTACCCGCGAAGGTGGAACACCTCGCAAAACTGTTAGAAGAATTGGCCTCGTGCGAAGGCGTGGTGGATGTGCGCCAATGCGGACTTGTCGCGGGCATCGAGCTCCGTGCCGGTCTGGGTTCCCCGGTTTGTCTCCGGGCCCGGGACCACGGCCTGCTGACGCGCCCGATCCGGGACACAGTCGTGCTGATGCCGCCGCTGTGCGTCGAACGGGAGGATTTGGATCTGGCCATCGATGCGTTGAAGGCCGCCTTGGCAGGCGTCTGA